One genomic region from Chthonomonas calidirosea T49 encodes:
- the nuoE gene encoding complex I 24 kDa subunit family protein yields the protein MSANNNRLGGGGYAPREEEPVFEKRFSPEALAELEEIASHYPERKAACLPALWIAQREYGGHLTPSAIKEVAELLDMPCVEVEGVASFYTMYNLRPRGRHHIEVCTCLTCAVCGAYDVVHALEHELGIRVGETTEDGEFTLSEVECLNYCAGAVVAQIGDRYFTHLTPKQVPDLLAMLRDTSNYTPEKLADSIVKLHIPGSSQKRGGSWRVEEVPPSQTSEVE from the coding sequence ATGTCTGCAAATAACAACCGACTAGGTGGCGGAGGGTACGCCCCAAGAGAGGAAGAACCCGTCTTTGAAAAGCGTTTCTCGCCTGAGGCGCTGGCCGAACTAGAGGAGATCGCCAGTCACTATCCGGAGCGCAAGGCGGCTTGCCTGCCCGCCCTCTGGATAGCACAGAGGGAATATGGGGGCCATCTTACCCCATCAGCGATTAAAGAGGTGGCCGAGCTGCTTGACATGCCCTGTGTGGAAGTGGAGGGAGTTGCCAGCTTTTACACCATGTACAACTTGCGCCCGCGCGGCAGACACCATATCGAGGTCTGCACCTGTCTTACCTGTGCTGTGTGCGGTGCCTATGATGTCGTGCATGCTCTGGAACACGAGTTGGGCATACGTGTGGGCGAAACAACGGAGGATGGGGAGTTTACGCTGTCAGAGGTAGAGTGCTTGAACTACTGTGCGGGCGCTGTGGTGGCTCAAATCGGCGATCGCTACTTTACCCATCTTACCCCCAAACAGGTGCCCGATCTCCTCGCCATGTTGCGCGACACATCGAACTACACGCCTGAAAAACTGGCCGACTCCATCGTCAAGCTTCACATCCCTGGCAGTAGCCAAAAGCGCGGTGGCAGTTGGCGCGTAGAAGAGGTGCCGCCATCCCAGACTTCGGAGGTGGAGTGA
- a CDS encoding ADP-ribosylglycohydrolase family protein has product MKPIWLYLTQEDIATERLQCEQEGRDLSTLEEEFAYVQSLDLENLANQPAAQALLDKTLQAPIRPDFPFEEPSDLQAIRAARPKTAPSLPKLQLSDAALEDKVYGAWTGRAVGCLLGKPVEGWRRPRMWGYLKDLGRWPLSDFFRYHVPQEVQEKYQLSERAPFADLVSAMPEDDDLNYTTTALAIMKRFGPDFTSEQVAQFWMSDIPILHTCTAERVAYRNFCNLVSPPASASFRNPYREWIGAQIRADFWGYAAPGNPERAAEWAWRDACISHVKNGIYGAMWVAAMTAAAFVTEDIPTIIRAGLAQIPANCRLADAIESLFEWQEVGVDYDTAVYRVHELWDETRAHDWCHTISNALIVAVALLWGEGDFAKTICRAVQPCFDTDCNGATTGSILGILYGRKNLPTHWTEGINDTLHTGVAGYHTVKLADMAHETMRLIETLR; this is encoded by the coding sequence TTGAAACCTATCTGGCTCTATCTTACACAAGAAGATATCGCAACGGAGCGCCTGCAGTGCGAGCAAGAGGGAAGAGATCTTAGTACGCTTGAAGAAGAGTTCGCCTACGTTCAATCTCTTGACCTCGAAAACCTTGCCAACCAGCCGGCAGCGCAGGCCTTGCTCGATAAAACCCTTCAGGCCCCCATCCGCCCCGATTTTCCGTTTGAGGAGCCGTCTGACCTACAAGCTATTCGTGCGGCACGGCCTAAAACAGCTCCCTCTCTGCCCAAGCTACAGCTTAGCGATGCGGCTTTAGAGGACAAGGTTTATGGTGCCTGGACAGGGCGCGCTGTGGGCTGTTTACTCGGCAAGCCCGTAGAGGGTTGGCGCCGACCACGTATGTGGGGCTATTTAAAAGACCTTGGGCGCTGGCCGCTTTCCGATTTCTTCCGTTACCATGTGCCGCAGGAGGTACAGGAGAAGTATCAGCTTTCGGAAAGGGCTCCGTTTGCCGACCTTGTAAGCGCCATGCCGGAAGATGACGATCTGAACTACACCACCACGGCACTGGCCATTATGAAGCGCTTTGGGCCGGATTTTACCTCTGAGCAGGTGGCCCAGTTTTGGATGAGCGATATCCCTATTCTGCACACCTGCACGGCTGAACGGGTGGCCTATCGCAACTTTTGCAACCTTGTTTCTCCACCGGCCTCCGCCTCCTTCCGAAATCCCTATAGAGAGTGGATAGGTGCTCAGATTCGGGCCGATTTTTGGGGGTATGCTGCTCCAGGCAACCCGGAGCGCGCGGCAGAATGGGCTTGGCGCGACGCCTGCATCTCCCATGTGAAAAACGGCATCTACGGGGCTATGTGGGTTGCCGCTATGACGGCTGCAGCCTTCGTTACGGAGGATATCCCCACGATCATTCGCGCAGGGCTGGCTCAGATCCCGGCAAACTGCCGCCTGGCCGACGCCATCGAAAGCCTTTTCGAGTGGCAGGAGGTGGGCGTGGACTACGATACGGCGGTCTATCGAGTTCATGAGCTGTGGGATGAGACACGTGCACATGATTGGTGCCATACCATCTCCAACGCCCTGATCGTGGCCGTCGCCCTGCTGTGGGGTGAGGGCGACTTCGCAAAAACCATCTGCCGTGCGGTGCAACCCTGCTTCGATACAGACTGCAACGGCGCCACCACCGGCTCCATTTTGGGCATCCTGTACGGCAGAAAGAACCTACCCACCCACTGGACGGAGGGAATAAACGATACCCTCCATACCGGTGTGGCAGGCTATCATACGGTGAAATTGGCCGATATGGCACACGAAACGATGCGACTTATCGAAACCTTGCGGTAA
- the nuoD gene encoding NADH dehydrogenase (quinone) subunit D — protein MRTEIEQMQRTFQHSAALAAQGVQLDVLDDQTMVMNMGPQHPSTHGVLRVVLELDGEIIVRATPHVGYVHTGIEKTIEYNSYLKAVPLTDRIDYVSALINNAAYSLAVEKLLGIEIPPRGQALRVMLMELQRLASHLVWLGTHALDIGAMTVYFYAFQQREYILDLVEMISGVRMMPSWIVPGGLRGDAPDGWLERAADFINQFPSALKEMEDLLSANPIYRERTQGIGVISAEECLALGVSGPTLRACGIAHDVRKAEPYCGYEHYTFYVPTAEFGDVYDRYRVRIAEMYQSREIVKQCIENMPPGPINSDDRKVVPPPRQELDNSMEGVIHHFKLWTEGFHPPVGEAYVPLESPKGEIGFYIVSDGSNCPYRAHLRPPCFMNLQALSKMCEGRLIADVVAIIGSIDIILGEIDR, from the coding sequence TCGCGGCTCAAGGGGTACAGCTGGATGTGCTCGACGACCAGACCATGGTGATGAACATGGGGCCGCAGCACCCAAGTACCCACGGCGTGCTGCGGGTTGTGCTAGAGCTCGACGGCGAGATCATCGTGCGGGCAACTCCCCACGTGGGCTATGTGCATACGGGCATTGAAAAAACCATCGAGTACAACAGCTACCTCAAAGCGGTTCCTCTTACCGATCGCATAGACTACGTCTCCGCCCTCATCAACAATGCGGCCTATTCGCTCGCGGTGGAGAAGCTCCTCGGCATTGAGATACCGCCGCGCGGACAGGCCCTACGCGTGATGCTGATGGAGCTGCAGCGCCTTGCCAGCCATCTCGTGTGGCTTGGCACCCATGCTCTTGACATCGGGGCGATGACCGTCTATTTCTACGCCTTTCAGCAACGCGAATACATTCTTGACCTCGTAGAGATGATCTCCGGCGTGCGCATGATGCCTTCTTGGATCGTTCCCGGTGGGCTGCGCGGCGATGCTCCCGATGGATGGTTGGAGCGTGCCGCTGATTTCATTAACCAGTTCCCAAGCGCGTTAAAGGAGATGGAAGACCTCCTTAGCGCCAACCCAATCTATCGCGAACGCACGCAGGGCATCGGCGTGATCAGCGCCGAAGAGTGCCTTGCATTGGGTGTAAGCGGCCCCACATTGCGCGCCTGCGGCATCGCCCACGATGTGCGCAAAGCCGAGCCTTACTGCGGCTACGAGCACTACACCTTCTACGTGCCTACAGCGGAGTTCGGCGATGTGTACGACCGCTATCGGGTGCGCATTGCCGAGATGTATCAGAGTCGCGAGATCGTGAAACAGTGCATCGAAAACATGCCGCCTGGCCCCATTAATAGCGACGACCGCAAGGTGGTGCCACCGCCACGGCAGGAGTTGGATAACAGCATGGAGGGCGTAATCCATCACTTCAAGCTGTGGACAGAGGGGTTCCATCCGCCGGTGGGAGAGGCCTATGTCCCTCTCGAATCGCCAAAGGGCGAGATAGGGTTCTACATTGTAAGCGATGGCTCCAACTGTCCCTATCGTGCCCATCTTCGTCCCCCCTGCTTTATGAATCTGCAGGCGCTTTCCAAGATGTGCGAGGGACGCCTCATCGCCGATGTGGTCGCCATCATCGGCAGCATTGACATCATTCTCGGAGAGATAGATAGGTAA
- the nuoF gene encoding NADH-quinone oxidoreductase subunit NuoF, translated as MGIRNLLFAHRDVEGIDHIEVYEAHGGYTGLKRAIEIGPEATVNEIKVSGLRGRGGAGFPTWIKWSGVLSDKSGKPHYVLCNADEGEPGTFKDRELMLKLPHLVVEGIAIAGFATKSQKGYIYIRGEYVEPAWQIRKAIDQAYAKGYLGKNILGSGHDFDLYIHMGAGSYECGEESALMSSLMGERGQPRLKFPHAPLPTVEGVWQAPTLINNVESYCAASWILQHSGAEYASYGTEKSKGTKIMSVSGHIARPANYEVEMGTPLMELIEAAGGVVNGRLKAVIPGGSSVQIMTAAQCEKVTLDYEGCMAAGTLLGSGGCMVFNDTTDIVLLMRRTAEFYMHESCGKCTPCREGTRWIFKTLDRIVSGGGRPGDVELLLDICKQIDGRSYCGLGDAAAWPIVGAIKAFREEFDYWIEHKRSPVGAHCVPKLPEFSQQLLSLLPAR; from the coding sequence ATGGGAATACGCAATCTGTTGTTTGCCCATCGCGATGTGGAGGGCATTGACCATATCGAGGTCTACGAGGCGCACGGCGGTTACACCGGCCTGAAACGAGCTATTGAGATCGGGCCGGAAGCCACCGTGAACGAGATAAAAGTTTCTGGCCTTCGAGGGCGTGGAGGCGCCGGGTTTCCTACCTGGATCAAATGGAGTGGCGTGCTTTCGGACAAATCGGGGAAGCCGCACTATGTGCTCTGCAACGCAGATGAAGGGGAGCCAGGTACCTTCAAAGACCGTGAACTAATGCTTAAGCTGCCCCACCTCGTGGTGGAGGGCATCGCCATTGCCGGTTTCGCCACAAAGAGCCAGAAGGGCTATATCTACATTCGTGGGGAGTATGTGGAACCGGCTTGGCAGATACGTAAGGCGATAGACCAGGCCTACGCGAAAGGCTATCTTGGCAAGAACATCCTCGGCAGCGGGCACGATTTCGACCTCTATATTCACATGGGTGCGGGAAGCTATGAGTGCGGTGAGGAATCGGCCCTTATGTCGAGCCTCATGGGCGAGCGGGGACAGCCACGTCTCAAGTTCCCCCATGCTCCGCTTCCAACCGTGGAGGGTGTATGGCAGGCGCCCACTCTTATCAACAACGTGGAAAGTTACTGTGCAGCCTCGTGGATATTGCAGCACAGCGGTGCAGAGTACGCCTCTTATGGCACCGAGAAGAGCAAGGGCACCAAGATCATGTCGGTCAGTGGCCATATCGCTCGACCCGCTAACTATGAGGTGGAGATGGGCACACCGCTGATGGAGTTAATAGAAGCTGCAGGAGGGGTGGTCAACGGACGTCTTAAAGCGGTTATCCCCGGCGGTTCCTCTGTGCAGATCATGACAGCCGCCCAGTGCGAGAAAGTCACATTGGACTATGAGGGCTGCATGGCCGCAGGCACGCTGCTTGGCTCTGGAGGCTGTATGGTATTTAACGACACCACCGATATCGTGTTGCTCATGCGACGCACCGCCGAGTTCTATATGCACGAGTCGTGTGGCAAATGCACCCCCTGTCGTGAGGGAACCCGCTGGATATTCAAAACGCTCGACCGCATCGTCTCTGGGGGAGGACGCCCTGGTGACGTGGAGCTGCTGCTCGATATCTGTAAGCAAATAGATGGTCGCTCCTACTGTGGCTTAGGAGATGCGGCCGCTTGGCCCATTGTTGGGGCCATCAAAGCCTTTCGTGAGGAGTTCGACTACTGGATCGAGCACAAGCGTTCGCCCGTTGGGGCCCACTGTGTGCCGAAACTGCCGGAGTTCTCTCAGCAACTTCTATCTCTGCTGCCGGCAAGATAA